The following proteins are co-located in the Branchiostoma lanceolatum isolate klBraLanc5 chromosome 16, klBraLanc5.hap2, whole genome shotgun sequence genome:
- the LOC136421882 gene encoding ESX-1 secretion system protein EccA1-like isoform X1 gives MKPSASQARTHSAQLSSLFKPNASFNFQPSLKTGHGSKRLKSKSPTPQGKTHLLMKVVLLPCSAEHPDTGAPHKWVDFEREQRPLEQVETALEAIRGRVVLKPVQEWKLARRMGKSLNRKLDLIPSQMVTSWANFKTFYEYKSEVYCLAAEDTESEGEYEAPELSFHGPSTGMRKQDAEEGTSSDDGELEDLEGTHGPGYELRTRPVRQHPSNWQIEGETSLFKAAGSQQKVDDTAAAGSQQKVDDTAAAGSQQKVNPKAKGSQLAQAAGSQQKVDDTAAAGSQQKVDDTAAAGSQQKVDDTAAAGSQQKVNPKAKGSQLAQAAGSQQKVDDTAAAGSQQKVNPKAKGSQLAQAQGSDRHADTTPVDDLLRELDSFVGLKTLKMHLAQFAKCIFMQRKVGHQEQVGGLHMVFTGNPGTGKTSVATALAGFLYKLGMITKPKPVTVQRGDLISKWIGQTTETTRAKIAESKGGVMLIDEAYRLAQSDSSKRDVGRESLEELMSVMEGGDPIMIFAGYPAEMASFLDVNPGMKSRIAFHFNFPDFSVGELASIMRNEVANKGLRFTDQANQDLETTIENNSTKEQRSEMNGRLARQVLTGARRGMYTRCYPNDIDGCSVITQKDLEESFHSFLSER, from the exons ATGAAGCCAAGTGCTTCCCAAGCCAGGACGCATAGTGCGCAACTGAGCAGTCTGTTCAAGCCAAATGCAAGTTTCAACTTTCAACCAAGTTTAAAGACTGGCCATGGATCGAAGCGTTTGAAGTCCAAAT CACCAACACCCCAGGGTAAAACACATTTGCTCATGAAGGTAGTGCTGCTGCCCTGCTCAGCCGAGCACCCTGACACTGGAGCACCACACAAGTGGGTTGATTTTGAGAGAGAACAGCGGCCACTTGAACAGGTTGAGACAGCGTTAGAAGCGATACG tGGTCGAGTTGTCCTGAAACCAGTCCAGGAGTGGAAGCTTGCCAGAAGGATGGGGAAAAGTTTAAACAGAAAGCTTGACCTCATACCATCACAAATGGTCACCTCGTGGGCAAACTTCAAAACATTCTACGAGTACAAAAGTGAGGTGTATTGCCTTG CCGCTGAAGACACTGAAAGTGAAGGAGAGTATGAAGCTCCAGAGTTAAGCTTTCACGGACCATCAACAGGCATGCGca AACAAGATGCTGAAGAAGGCACGAGTAGTGATGATGGTGAATTGGAAG ACCTCGAGGGTACTCACGGACCTGGATATGAGCTGCGCACAAGGCCAGTGCGTCAGCACCCCTCAAACTGGCAGATAGAAGGGGAGACATCTCTATTCAAAG CTGCAGGCAGTCAACAGAAGGTCGACGACACTGCAGCTGCAGGCAGTCAACAGAAGGTCGACGACACTGCAGCTGCAGGCAGTCAACAGAAGGTCAACCCCAAAGCCAAAGGCAGCCAGCTTGCTCAAG CTGCAGGCAGTCAACAGAAGGTCGACGACACTGCAGCTGCAGGCAGTCAACAGAAGGTCGACGACACTGCAGCTGCAGGCAGTCAACAGAAGGTCGACGACACTGCAGCTGCAGGCAGTCAACAGAAGGTCAACCCCAAAGCCAAAGGCAGCCAGCTTGCTCAAG CTGCAGGCAGTCAACAGAAGGTCGACGACACTGCAGCTGCAGGCAGTCAACAGAAGGTCAACCCCAAAGCCAAAGGCAGCCAGCTTGCTCAAG CACAAGGCAGTGATAGACATGCAGACACCACTCCTGTCGACG ACCTCCTGAGGGAGCTTGACAGCTTTGTAGGGCTGAAAACCTTGAAGATGCACTTGGCCCAGTTTGCCAAGTGCATCTTCATGCAGCGGAAAGTTGGCCACCAGGAGCAAGTCGGTGGTCTCCACATGGTGTTTACAGGAAATCCCGGTACAGGGAAAACATCAGTGGCAACAGCCCTGGCag GTTTCCTCTACAAGCTGGGAATGATAACCAAGCCCAAACCAGTCACGGTCCAGAGGGGAGACCTGATATCCAAGTGGATAGGGCAGACAACGGAAACAACCCGGGCAAAGATCGCGGAAAGCAAGGGTGGGGTGATGTTAATTGATGAGGCCTATCGTCTTGCACAGTCAGACTCCTCCAAGAGGGATGTTGGGAGGGAGTCCCTGGAGGAGCTGATGAGCGTGATGGAAGGGGGTGATCCCATCATGATCTTTGCAGGCTATCCTGCGGAAATGGCTTCCTTCCTGGATGTTAATCCGGGAATGAAGTCACGGATAGCCTTCCATTTCAACTTCCCAGACTTCAGTGTTGGGGAGCTGGCCAGCATCATGAGGAATGAAGTGGCAAACAAAGGCCTGCGTTTCACCGATCAGGCAAACCAGGACCTGGAGACCACAATCGAAAATAACTCCACAAAAGAACAGAGAAGCGAGATGAATGGCAGACTGGCCCGTCAGGTTCTCACAGGAGCAAGGAGGGGCATGTACACTCGCTGCTATCCTAATGACATTGATGGATGCAGTGTCATCACTCAGAAAGACTTGGAAGAATCGTTCCACAGCTTCCTGAGTGAAAGATAG
- the LOC136421882 gene encoding ESX-1 secretion system protein EccA1-like isoform X2 encodes MKPSASQARTHSAQLSSLFKPNASFNFQPSLKTGHGSKRLKSKSPTPQGKTHLLMKVVLLPCSAEHPDTGAPHKWVDFEREQRPLEQVETALEAIRGRVVLKPVQEWKLARRMGKSLNRKLDLIPSQMVTSWANFKTFYEYKSEVYCLAAEDTESEGEYEAPELSFHGPSTGMRKQDAEEGTSSDDGELEDLEGTHGPGYELRTRPVRQHPSNWQIEGETSLFKAAGSQQKVDDTAAAGSQQKVNPKAKGSQLAQAAGSQQKVDDTAAAGSQQKVDDTAAAGSQQKVDDTAAAGSQQKVNPKAKGSQLAQAAGSQQKVDDTAAAGSQQKVNPKAKGSQLAQAQGSDRHADTTPVDDLLRELDSFVGLKTLKMHLAQFAKCIFMQRKVGHQEQVGGLHMVFTGNPGTGKTSVATALAGFLYKLGMITKPKPVTVQRGDLISKWIGQTTETTRAKIAESKGGVMLIDEAYRLAQSDSSKRDVGRESLEELMSVMEGGDPIMIFAGYPAEMASFLDVNPGMKSRIAFHFNFPDFSVGELASIMRNEVANKGLRFTDQANQDLETTIENNSTKEQRSEMNGRLARQVLTGARRGMYTRCYPNDIDGCSVITQKDLEESFHSFLSER; translated from the exons ATGAAGCCAAGTGCTTCCCAAGCCAGGACGCATAGTGCGCAACTGAGCAGTCTGTTCAAGCCAAATGCAAGTTTCAACTTTCAACCAAGTTTAAAGACTGGCCATGGATCGAAGCGTTTGAAGTCCAAAT CACCAACACCCCAGGGTAAAACACATTTGCTCATGAAGGTAGTGCTGCTGCCCTGCTCAGCCGAGCACCCTGACACTGGAGCACCACACAAGTGGGTTGATTTTGAGAGAGAACAGCGGCCACTTGAACAGGTTGAGACAGCGTTAGAAGCGATACG tGGTCGAGTTGTCCTGAAACCAGTCCAGGAGTGGAAGCTTGCCAGAAGGATGGGGAAAAGTTTAAACAGAAAGCTTGACCTCATACCATCACAAATGGTCACCTCGTGGGCAAACTTCAAAACATTCTACGAGTACAAAAGTGAGGTGTATTGCCTTG CCGCTGAAGACACTGAAAGTGAAGGAGAGTATGAAGCTCCAGAGTTAAGCTTTCACGGACCATCAACAGGCATGCGca AACAAGATGCTGAAGAAGGCACGAGTAGTGATGATGGTGAATTGGAAG ACCTCGAGGGTACTCACGGACCTGGATATGAGCTGCGCACAAGGCCAGTGCGTCAGCACCCCTCAAACTGGCAGATAGAAGGGGAGACATCTCTATTCAAAG CTGCAGGCAGTCAACAGAAGGTCGACGACACTGCAGCTGCAGGCAGTCAACAGAAGGTCAACCCCAAAGCCAAAGGCAGCCAGCTTGCTCAAG CTGCAGGCAGTCAACAGAAGGTCGACGACACTGCAGCTGCAGGCAGTCAACAGAAGGTCGACGACACTGCAGCTGCAGGCAGTCAACAGAAGGTCGACGACACTGCAGCTGCAGGCAGTCAACAGAAGGTCAACCCCAAAGCCAAAGGCAGCCAGCTTGCTCAAG CTGCAGGCAGTCAACAGAAGGTCGACGACACTGCAGCTGCAGGCAGTCAACAGAAGGTCAACCCCAAAGCCAAAGGCAGCCAGCTTGCTCAAG CACAAGGCAGTGATAGACATGCAGACACCACTCCTGTCGACG ACCTCCTGAGGGAGCTTGACAGCTTTGTAGGGCTGAAAACCTTGAAGATGCACTTGGCCCAGTTTGCCAAGTGCATCTTCATGCAGCGGAAAGTTGGCCACCAGGAGCAAGTCGGTGGTCTCCACATGGTGTTTACAGGAAATCCCGGTACAGGGAAAACATCAGTGGCAACAGCCCTGGCag GTTTCCTCTACAAGCTGGGAATGATAACCAAGCCCAAACCAGTCACGGTCCAGAGGGGAGACCTGATATCCAAGTGGATAGGGCAGACAACGGAAACAACCCGGGCAAAGATCGCGGAAAGCAAGGGTGGGGTGATGTTAATTGATGAGGCCTATCGTCTTGCACAGTCAGACTCCTCCAAGAGGGATGTTGGGAGGGAGTCCCTGGAGGAGCTGATGAGCGTGATGGAAGGGGGTGATCCCATCATGATCTTTGCAGGCTATCCTGCGGAAATGGCTTCCTTCCTGGATGTTAATCCGGGAATGAAGTCACGGATAGCCTTCCATTTCAACTTCCCAGACTTCAGTGTTGGGGAGCTGGCCAGCATCATGAGGAATGAAGTGGCAAACAAAGGCCTGCGTTTCACCGATCAGGCAAACCAGGACCTGGAGACCACAATCGAAAATAACTCCACAAAAGAACAGAGAAGCGAGATGAATGGCAGACTGGCCCGTCAGGTTCTCACAGGAGCAAGGAGGGGCATGTACACTCGCTGCTATCCTAATGACATTGATGGATGCAGTGTCATCACTCAGAAAGACTTGGAAGAATCGTTCCACAGCTTCCTGAGTGAAAGATAG